A stretch of Henckelia pumila isolate YLH828 chromosome 4, ASM3356847v2, whole genome shotgun sequence DNA encodes these proteins:
- the LOC140862619 gene encoding uncharacterized protein: MANRRNPNNEDNQNNQFLAGLATLLQEQSRAKGEQIQQLIQAQAGGRNNNQPLLTNPIFKQFKDLGPQEFKGGADPLVAEEWVQSVETIFDYVQLTDADCVRCAIFMFRDDARVWWQGARSAVDMTTLTWNGFKDVFYGKYFTISTRTRLAREFLELRQGSMSIAVYVKKFESVRYFVPMISGNAAEELKHFTEGLNATIRLDVRLSGAQTYRAKVDEAMLSEKDLNDIIKESQAKRISYQGREQQGSSQKRPYQAPAQRRPQQQQRQNPNQARTQGQNQLNAIAPRPANVPICQKCGKSHSGQCMLGTNTCFLCKRPGHFAKDCPQSKEPVKGRVFAMTHDQVDPDSAIVSDTGAMHSFMSISFMMKLRRPKLGEVEVVKDFPEVFLDDVAGLPPVREVKFGIELLPGTKPASKISFLGHIVSAKGIEVDSSKVEAVRNWVAPKNSTEIRNFLGLAGYYKRFIQDFSKIALPLTPLTRKGVKFVWSEQCEKSFAELKERLISAPVLAIPEGTGRFVVYTDASKSGLGAVLMQDDKVIAYASRQLKVHERNYPTHDLELTANVVADALSRKSATLNQLTVQQELIADFERMSLEVFEPMEVCTLAALTVVPSLLERIRAGQASDEQFTLWRNRDEAKGGTLYPVKDGIFHHRGRMWMPAVDSLRVEVMTEAHIVLYSIHPGSMKRDVVKFVNECLTCQQVKIEHERPAGLLKPLPIPTWKWEDVIMDFGVGLSVSPRMMNLIWVIVDRKYVANPSHVIRHEPVDWTPNLSYEEMSVQILDRQVRRLRNREIPMLKEALKVEIVLGVGNGSL; this comes from the exons ATGGCTAACCGTAGGAATCCGAACAATGAGGACAATCAGAATAACCAATTTTTGGCTGGGTTGGCGACTCTGTTGCAAGAGCAGAGTAGAGCCAAAGGGGAACAGATCCAACAGTTAATCCAAGCACAAGCGGGTGGACGGAACAACAACCAGCCGCTTTTGACCAATCCTATCTTTAAGCAGTTTAAGGATCTAGGGCCACAGGAGTTTAAAGGAGGGGCTGATCCCCTTGTAGCTGAGGAATGGGTGCAGTCAGTGGAGACCATTTTTGACTACGTGCAGCTCACTGATGCAGACTGTGTGAGGTGTGCCATATTTATGTTCCGTGATGATGCACGGGTTTGGTGGCAGGGAGCCCGTTCTGCTGTGGATATGACTACGttgacttggaatggattcaaaGATGTGTTCTATGGGAAGTATTTCACTATCAGCACCAGGACTAGACTTGCCAGAGAATTTCTGGAGCTCCGCCAAGGGAGCATGTCCATTGCCGTGTATGTGAAGAAGTTTGAGAGTGTGAGgtactttgtgcccatgatttcgGGTAATGCTGCAGAGGAGTTGAAGCATTTCACAGAGGGACTGAATGCCACTATTCGTCTTGATGTCAGATTGAGTGGGGCACAAACGTACCGAGCAAAAGTCGATGAGGCTATGTTGTCAGAAAAAGATTTGAATGATATTATCAAAGAATCGCAAGCAAAGAGAATCAGTTACCAGGGGAGAGAGCAGCAAGGGTCTAGTCAAAAGAGACCATACCAAGCTCCAGCTCAAAGGAgaccgcagcagcagcagcgcCAAAACCCCAATCAGGCCCGAACTCAGGGACAGAATCAACTGAACGCCATTGCTCCAAGGCCGGCGAATGTACCTATCTGTCAGAAGTGTGGGAAATCACACTCTGGTCAATGCATGCTTGGGACCAATACTTGCTTTCTCTGCAAGAGGCCAGGGCATTTTGCCAAAGACTGCCCGCAATCAAAGGAGCCTGTCAAGGGAAGAGTGTTTGCTATGACTCACGATCAGGTTGACCCAGATTCTGCAATTGTCTCAG ATACAGGAGCTATGCACTCTTTTATGTCTATTAGTTTCATGATGAAATTGAGG CGACCGAAACTTGGGGAAGTTGAGGTAGTGAAAGATTTTCCAGAAGTTTTTCTCGATGATGTTGCGGGATTGCCTCCAGTCAGGGAAGTCAAATTTGGGATAGAATTGTTGCCTGGAACTAAGCCAgcttctaag atttcatttttgggtcatatagtTTCAGCTAAGGGAATTGAGGTGGATTCGTCTAAGGTGGAAGCGGTTCGAAATTGGGTTGCTCCAAAGAATTCTACAGAAATACGgaatttcttgggtttagcaggctactacaaGAGATTTATTCAAGACTTCTCCAAGATAGCTCTACCACTGACTCCCTTAACTCGAAAAGGTGTGAAGTTTGTGTGGTCAGAACAATGTGAGAAGAGCTTTGCAGAATTGAAAGAAAGACTGATTTCAGCGCCAGTGCTAGCAATTCCCGAAGGCACGGGTCGTTTTGTGGTTTATACCGATGCTTCTAAGAGTGGACTAGGAGCTGTTTTGATGCAGGATGATAAAGTAATAGCATATGCATCTCGACAGCTGAAGGTCCATGAGAGGAACTACCCgactcatgatcttgagttgacg GCTAATGTTGTagcagatgcattgagtcgcaagtctGCGACATTGAACCAATTGACAGTCCAGCAGGAGTTGATTGCTGATTTTGAACGGATGAGTTTGGAGGTATTCGAACCAATGGAGGTATGCACTCTAGCAGCCTTAACAGTAGTACCTAGTTTGCTTGAGAGAATTAGAGCAGGCCAAGCTTCTGATGAACAGTTTACGTTGTGGAGGAACAGAGATGAAGCTAAGGGTGGTACATTGTACCCTGTTAAAGATGGAATTTTTCATCACCGAGGTAGAATGTGGATGCCAGCAGTAGACTCACTGAGAGTTGAAGTGATGACTGAAGCTCATATAGTTttgtattccattcatccaggaa gtatgaagaGAGATGTTGTAAAATTTGTGAATGAatgtttgacttgtcagcaagtgaagATCGAGCATGAAAGACCGGCAGGACTCCTGAAACCATTGCCAATACCCACATGGAAGTGGGAAGATGTCATTATGGATTTCGGGGTAGGATTGTCAGTTTCACCGCGAATGATGAACTTGATTTGGGTGATAGTTGACAG GAAGTATGTGgcaaatccttctcatgttatcCGCCATGAGCCAGTGGATTGGACGCCAAACTTATCCTACGAGGAGATGTCAGTTCAAATCTTGGACAGACAAGTTCGTAGGTTGAGAAACAGAGAGATTCCAATG TTGAAAGAAGCCTTGAAAGTTGAAATAGTTCTAGGAGTGGGAAACGGATCATTGTAG